One genomic region from Mytilus trossulus isolate FHL-02 chromosome 9, PNRI_Mtr1.1.1.hap1, whole genome shotgun sequence encodes:
- the LOC134683025 gene encoding uncharacterized protein LOC134683025 isoform X2: MPLRKKSDLGRRRKNSHMKKEQKLKIVHMVSEGSKDMLITSTNSSLKLECYADNEVLDNDVHMVSERPTDTSNTSSDISVKLECPDNEIQDTDDLLDNHIVEDTDGVSLHENHQLVAENIKVAHVEGKYHKFWNMPNAHHTTITSLCSRDEKYKKFGEVPNVHHGTSEDHRIDTVDSEGHQFYVALDHSYLYLPNINVVEFVLEKSKRLFDTLKKDCEQNLNEHGPFVLVKNSKYVRYIDLYDTENPTVKTCITIYDNFQAEIVVHGVQLQKSHAIWDTPGLPVNFVSTQHVQELLHTASYHQVCIGNPEPDFQMDLPFPGYYGNKPSSTFAGYREDDLGAYNKNFHYKSTIRSSNCSLLSRVERCKSCQGYRKALHKRKNRLKKKVPPEEINWLSCNKANTTLTESEKVIKLKQLTAMLTDLKAKNKNLEKILQVHGIETKLQVSEIDKNSQVNGIEMKLRVNEILKKSHVNGKVKNLQVNEVGKKLQVNVIEKSQVNGIVKNLQVNEVGKKLQVNEKEKNSQENEIEKNSQEDEIKNNLQVNEIWKKIKVNEIEKNSQGNEVMIQITRLFNH; encoded by the exons ATGCCTCTCCGAAAGAAATCCGATTTGGGACGAAGGCGTAAGAACAGTCATATGAAAAAAGAACAGAAGCTTAAAATTG TACACATGGTCAGTGAGGGATCCAAAGACATGTTGATTACTTCTACTAACAGTTCATTAAAACTAGAGTGTTATGCAGATAATGAAGTCCTTGATAATGATG TACACATGGTTAGTGAGAGACCCACAGATACGTCGAATACCTCTTCAGACATTTCAGTGAAACTAGAGTGTCCAGATAATGAAATCCAGGATACTGATG atttgctTGACAATCATATTGTTGAAGATACTGATGGAGTGAGTTTGCATGAGAATCATCAGCTGGTTGCTGAGAACATTAAAGTTGCACATGTTGAAG GCAAATATCATAAGTTCTGGAATATGCCAAATGCTCATCATACTACAATTACAAGTTTGTGCAGTAGAGatgagaaatacaaaaagtttgGGGAAGTTCCAAATGTTCACCATGGTACCAGTGAGGATCATAGAATAGATACGGTTGATAGTGAAGGGCACCAGTTTTATGTTGCCTTAGACCATAGTTACCTTTACCTACCAAACATTAATGTGGTTGAATTTGTGCTTGAAAAATCTAAACGCTTGTTTGATACACTTAAAAAAGACTGTGAGCAAAATTTAAATGAACACGGCCCTTTTGTATTGGTCAAAAACTCAAAGTATGTACGGTATATTGATTTGTATGACACAGAAAATCCAACAGTCAAAACGTGCATTACCATTTACGACAATTTTCAAGCTGAAATAGTTGTTCATGGTGTACAGTTACAAAAGAGTCATGCCATTTGGGACACACCTGGCCTACCCGTCAACTTTGTAAGTACACAGCATGTACAGGAGCTGCTCCATACAGCATCATACCACCAAGTATGTATTGGCAACCCAGAACCGGATTTTCAAATGGATTTGCCTTTTCCAGGTTACTATGGTAATAAGCCTTCTTCAACCTTTGCAGGATATAGAGAGGATGATTTGGGTGCATATAATAAAAACTTCCACTACAAGAGCACCATAAGGTCATCCAACTGCTCTTTGCTTTCAAGAGTAGAAAGATGTAAAAGTTGTCAGGGCTATCGTAAGGCTCTTCACAAAAGGAAAAATCGTCTTAAGAAAAAAGTTCCACCTGAAGAAATAAATTGGTTGTCATGTAACAAGGCAAATACAACTTTGACAGAAAGTgagaaagttataaaattaaaacaacttaCAGCTATGTTAACTGATCTGAAGGCAAAGAATAAAAACTTAGAGAAGATATTACAAGTACATGGAATAGAGACGAAATTACAAGTATCTGAAATAGATAAGAATTCACAAGTAAATGGAATAGAGATGAAATTACgagtaaatgaaatattgaaaaagtcaCACGTAAATGGAAAAGTAAAGAATTTACAAGTAAATGAAGTCGGGAAGAAATTACAAGTAAATGTAATAGAGAAGTCACAAGTAAATGGAATAGTTAAGAATTTACAAGTAAATGAAGTTGGGAAGAAATTACAAGTAAATGAAAAGGAGAAGAATTCacaagaaaatgaaatagaGAAGAATTCACAAGAAGATGAAATAAAGAACAATTTACAAGTAAATGaaatctggaaaaaaataaaagtaaatgaaatagaGAAGAATTCACAAGGAAATGAAGTAATGATTCAGATAACAAGGCTTTTTAACCATTGa
- the LOC134683025 gene encoding uncharacterized protein LOC134683025 isoform X1, whose product MPLRKKSDLGRRRKNSHMKKEQKLKIVHMVSEGSKDMLITSTNSSLKLECYADNEVLDNDVHMVSERPTDTSNTSSDISVKLECPDNEIQDTDVHMVSERPKDTLITSSDISVKLECPDNEVLDTDDLLDNHIVEDTDGVSLHENHQLVAENIKVAHVEGKYHKFWNMPNAHHTTITSLCSRDEKYKKFGEVPNVHHGTSEDHRIDTVDSEGHQFYVALDHSYLYLPNINVVEFVLEKSKRLFDTLKKDCEQNLNEHGPFVLVKNSKYVRYIDLYDTENPTVKTCITIYDNFQAEIVVHGVQLQKSHAIWDTPGLPVNFVSTQHVQELLHTASYHQVCIGNPEPDFQMDLPFPGYYGNKPSSTFAGYREDDLGAYNKNFHYKSTIRSSNCSLLSRVERCKSCQGYRKALHKRKNRLKKKVPPEEINWLSCNKANTTLTESEKVIKLKQLTAMLTDLKAKNKNLEKILQVHGIETKLQVSEIDKNSQVNGIEMKLRVNEILKKSHVNGKVKNLQVNEVGKKLQVNVIEKSQVNGIVKNLQVNEVGKKLQVNEKEKNSQENEIEKNSQEDEIKNNLQVNEIWKKIKVNEIEKNSQGNEVMIQITRLFNH is encoded by the exons ATGCCTCTCCGAAAGAAATCCGATTTGGGACGAAGGCGTAAGAACAGTCATATGAAAAAAGAACAGAAGCTTAAAATTG TACACATGGTCAGTGAGGGATCCAAAGACATGTTGATTACTTCTACTAACAGTTCATTAAAACTAGAGTGTTATGCAGATAATGAAGTCCTTGATAATGATG TACACATGGTTAGTGAGAGACCCACAGATACGTCGAATACCTCTTCAGACATTTCAGTGAAACTAGAGTGTCCAGATAATGAAATCCAGGATACTGATG TACACATGGTAAGTGAGAGACCCAAGGATACATTGATTACCTCTTCAGACATTTCAGTTAAACTAGAGTGTCCAGATAATGAAGTTCTTGATACTGATG atttgctTGACAATCATATTGTTGAAGATACTGATGGAGTGAGTTTGCATGAGAATCATCAGCTGGTTGCTGAGAACATTAAAGTTGCACATGTTGAAG GCAAATATCATAAGTTCTGGAATATGCCAAATGCTCATCATACTACAATTACAAGTTTGTGCAGTAGAGatgagaaatacaaaaagtttgGGGAAGTTCCAAATGTTCACCATGGTACCAGTGAGGATCATAGAATAGATACGGTTGATAGTGAAGGGCACCAGTTTTATGTTGCCTTAGACCATAGTTACCTTTACCTACCAAACATTAATGTGGTTGAATTTGTGCTTGAAAAATCTAAACGCTTGTTTGATACACTTAAAAAAGACTGTGAGCAAAATTTAAATGAACACGGCCCTTTTGTATTGGTCAAAAACTCAAAGTATGTACGGTATATTGATTTGTATGACACAGAAAATCCAACAGTCAAAACGTGCATTACCATTTACGACAATTTTCAAGCTGAAATAGTTGTTCATGGTGTACAGTTACAAAAGAGTCATGCCATTTGGGACACACCTGGCCTACCCGTCAACTTTGTAAGTACACAGCATGTACAGGAGCTGCTCCATACAGCATCATACCACCAAGTATGTATTGGCAACCCAGAACCGGATTTTCAAATGGATTTGCCTTTTCCAGGTTACTATGGTAATAAGCCTTCTTCAACCTTTGCAGGATATAGAGAGGATGATTTGGGTGCATATAATAAAAACTTCCACTACAAGAGCACCATAAGGTCATCCAACTGCTCTTTGCTTTCAAGAGTAGAAAGATGTAAAAGTTGTCAGGGCTATCGTAAGGCTCTTCACAAAAGGAAAAATCGTCTTAAGAAAAAAGTTCCACCTGAAGAAATAAATTGGTTGTCATGTAACAAGGCAAATACAACTTTGACAGAAAGTgagaaagttataaaattaaaacaacttaCAGCTATGTTAACTGATCTGAAGGCAAAGAATAAAAACTTAGAGAAGATATTACAAGTACATGGAATAGAGACGAAATTACAAGTATCTGAAATAGATAAGAATTCACAAGTAAATGGAATAGAGATGAAATTACgagtaaatgaaatattgaaaaagtcaCACGTAAATGGAAAAGTAAAGAATTTACAAGTAAATGAAGTCGGGAAGAAATTACAAGTAAATGTAATAGAGAAGTCACAAGTAAATGGAATAGTTAAGAATTTACAAGTAAATGAAGTTGGGAAGAAATTACAAGTAAATGAAAAGGAGAAGAATTCacaagaaaatgaaatagaGAAGAATTCACAAGAAGATGAAATAAAGAACAATTTACAAGTAAATGaaatctggaaaaaaataaaagtaaatgaaatagaGAAGAATTCACAAGGAAATGAAGTAATGATTCAGATAACAAGGCTTTTTAACCATTGa